The proteins below come from a single Gimesia alba genomic window:
- a CDS encoding NAD-dependent epimerase/dehydratase family protein: MTGAAGYVGRYFAQHWQTEDELILGDIHPNHDDSRFITLDITDPAQTRSAMQGVDAVIHLAKQADEGPMEGDDLNCKRFDVNVKGTFNLLEAAHDAGVKRFIFTSTVMTVLGYQAPTWVESDAPPLPVGSYALTKQLCEVMCAHYARALGMSIVCLRIPKPIDLAHPLWKTQPLRPQWVPFPDLMQAYQKALTAEIKGCEVITIVGESSKRRWDLSKAERLLGYQPTVLPEELGFEMGSEDQPIPAESNYA; the protein is encoded by the coding sequence ATGACTGGGGCCGCCGGTTATGTCGGACGATATTTCGCACAGCACTGGCAAACCGAGGACGAGCTGATTCTGGGCGACATTCATCCCAATCACGATGACTCGCGTTTTATCACATTGGATATCACCGACCCGGCACAAACCCGGTCGGCGATGCAGGGCGTGGACGCTGTGATTCATCTGGCGAAACAGGCCGATGAAGGTCCGATGGAAGGGGATGACTTAAACTGCAAACGCTTCGACGTGAATGTGAAGGGAACGTTCAATCTACTCGAAGCGGCCCACGACGCCGGCGTGAAACGGTTCATCTTTACCAGCACGGTGATGACGGTTCTGGGGTATCAAGCGCCAACGTGGGTCGAATCTGATGCCCCACCACTGCCGGTCGGCTCGTATGCCCTCACAAAACAACTGTGTGAAGTCATGTGTGCGCATTATGCACGTGCGTTGGGGATGTCGATCGTCTGCCTGCGGATTCCCAAACCGATTGACCTCGCACATCCGCTCTGGAAAACTCAACCGCTCAGGCCACAATGGGTCCCCTTCCCCGATCTGATGCAGGCTTATCAGAAAGCACTGACAGCCGAGATCAAAGGCTGCGAAGTCATCACGATCGTCGGCGAAAGCTCCAAACGCCGCTGGGATCTCAGCAAAGCGGAGAGGTTACTGGGTTATCAGCCAACAGTGCTGCCCGAAGAACTGGGATTCGAAATGGGCAGTGAGGACCAACCCATTCCCGCTGAATCCAACTATGCCTGA
- a CDS encoding leucine-rich repeat domain-containing protein, protein MSKAATGSEEEVPQESTLETDIKSLKEISANLKMDYNGNISQVSFSGSKLVDAGLVYLGRLSKLRKLDLSGSKVTDEGMVHIKPLKSLREISLHGIPVSDEGLAEFKKLTNLEILNLSRTKVTDAGLKHLKGLDNLKELYLTGMEITDDGLAHLSGLKSLETLGLSETQISDEGLAHIKGLKKLRVLLLRDTHISDDGLKQIKGLTRLQRLWLRNTNVTDDGMKYLVKMKDMEWLELNDTEVGNAGIMELKVLENMVDMNLRNTNVTDKCIPSLKKLKNLGTLYIDGTEITEEGIAKLEKSLPYCRVEQ, encoded by the coding sequence ATGAGTAAAGCTGCCACAGGTTCAGAGGAAGAAGTTCCCCAGGAATCAACGCTGGAAACGGATATCAAGTCACTGAAAGAGATCAGTGCGAATTTGAAAATGGACTACAATGGCAACATCTCTCAAGTCTCCTTTTCGGGTTCGAAGCTGGTCGATGCAGGATTGGTCTACCTCGGACGTTTGTCAAAACTTCGGAAGCTGGACCTGTCCGGCTCCAAAGTAACCGATGAGGGTATGGTTCACATCAAGCCATTGAAGAGCTTGCGTGAGATCTCTCTGCATGGAATTCCGGTCTCAGATGAGGGGCTGGCGGAATTCAAAAAGTTGACCAATCTGGAAATTTTGAATCTGTCTCGTACCAAGGTAACCGACGCTGGTTTAAAACACCTCAAAGGTCTGGATAACCTGAAAGAGCTGTATCTGACCGGGATGGAAATCACCGATGATGGTCTGGCGCATCTTTCCGGATTGAAAAGCCTGGAAACATTGGGTCTGTCTGAAACTCAGATTTCAGATGAAGGTTTGGCGCATATCAAAGGCTTGAAAAAACTGCGCGTGCTTCTGCTGCGAGACACTCATATTTCTGACGATGGACTCAAGCAAATCAAAGGGCTCACTCGCTTGCAACGCCTCTGGTTACGCAATACGAATGTCACAGATGACGGGATGAAATATCTGGTCAAGATGAAAGACATGGAATGGCTCGAGTTGAACGATACCGAAGTTGGCAATGCCGGAATTATGGAACTCAAGGTTCTTGAGAATATGGTGGATATGAACCTGCGGAATACCAATGTGACTGATAAATGTATTCCTTCGCTCAAAAAGCTGAAAAATCTGGGCACGCTTTATATCGACGGAACAGAAATCACTGAAGAGGGAATTGCCAAACTTGAAAAATCGCTCCCTTATTGCCGGGTTGAGCAATAA
- a CDS encoding alpha/beta hydrolase family protein, translating to MRYPFPLFVIALFVSFPSLVLAQALEFPEQLPGTAPLKLTIPLDEHMVAGIDGYALQALAKSPELRPEKWDYDFDSHAAFIESIKENRARFKTFIGAVDPRVAGPGFELLTTTENTSVIAECPQFKVHVVRWQVLDGMTAAGLLLQPTSDIKARVVALPDADWTPEMFIGLKPGVPKSAQIPLKLAASGVQVVIPTLMSRESDFSGHPKVFYTNQPHREFIYRMAFEMGRHVIGYEVQKVMAAVDQFERLDKKERRILPIGVVGVGEGALLALFSGAADYRIKATWVAGYFQQRENVWQEPIYRNVWSQLTEFGDAEIAGMIAPRSCVIEACSVPVVEGPPKAKPGIRASAAPGVINIASPESVRAEYARVVPVFEKLGLKENLSLVIKGDGAEPAGSDQARQQFLFGLRVKINKKRLPPVVLTPVANGVVVDPATRQEQQFQEMNEFTQEVLNRSARYRDEEWQPSKYQSIEAWEKVSDGLRAKVYDELIGRLPQPAKAVPLNVKTRKVIQHAQYQGYEVMLDVLPEIVAGGILLIPNDLKPGEQRPVIVCQHGLEGTPMDTINADGRTFAAYKNFSAELVKKGLIVYVPQNPYRGFDRFRTLQRKSNPMQRSLYSYIIPQHERTLAWLDSLPFVDGKRIGFYGLSYGGKTAVRVPPFVKQYVFSICSGDFNEWVRKNADSAHRFSYVFHGEYEIFEWNMGHVANYAELSYLMAPRPFMVERGHNDGVAPDEWVAAEYAKVRRFYVQMGIGDQTEIEYFNGPHTINGKETFAFILRNLNWSEPAQK from the coding sequence ATGCGATACCCGTTTCCCCTGTTTGTCATCGCTTTGTTCGTTAGTTTCCCTTCCTTAGTTTTGGCGCAAGCTTTAGAGTTCCCGGAACAGCTACCGGGGACGGCGCCGCTGAAACTGACGATTCCTCTCGACGAACATATGGTGGCGGGCATCGACGGTTATGCATTACAGGCATTAGCGAAGTCGCCGGAACTGCGTCCCGAGAAATGGGACTACGATTTCGACAGCCACGCTGCGTTTATTGAAAGTATCAAGGAGAATCGGGCGCGATTCAAAACATTTATTGGTGCGGTCGACCCTCGCGTTGCCGGCCCCGGATTTGAATTACTGACGACGACAGAAAACACATCCGTCATTGCCGAGTGCCCGCAATTCAAAGTGCACGTCGTACGCTGGCAGGTGCTGGACGGCATGACCGCGGCAGGACTCTTATTACAACCGACGAGTGACATCAAGGCACGCGTGGTAGCATTGCCCGATGCCGACTGGACCCCGGAAATGTTTATTGGTTTGAAGCCGGGCGTTCCGAAGTCAGCACAGATTCCGTTGAAACTGGCCGCTTCGGGAGTTCAGGTTGTGATTCCTACGTTAATGAGCCGCGAGTCCGATTTCTCCGGGCATCCGAAGGTGTTTTATACCAACCAGCCGCACCGTGAATTTATCTATCGCATGGCGTTCGAGATGGGACGCCACGTGATCGGTTACGAAGTACAAAAGGTGATGGCGGCCGTTGATCAGTTTGAGCGTCTGGATAAAAAAGAGCGTCGTATTTTACCGATCGGCGTGGTTGGGGTGGGTGAAGGCGCATTGCTGGCATTATTTAGTGGTGCCGCCGATTACCGTATCAAAGCCACATGGGTGGCCGGCTATTTCCAGCAACGGGAAAACGTCTGGCAGGAACCCATTTATCGCAATGTCTGGAGCCAGCTCACCGAGTTTGGCGATGCGGAAATCGCCGGCATGATCGCACCACGGTCTTGCGTCATCGAGGCTTGCTCGGTGCCCGTTGTTGAGGGGCCACCCAAGGCAAAACCGGGGATCAGGGCCTCAGCGGCACCCGGAGTGATCAACATCGCATCACCCGAATCAGTCCGCGCAGAATATGCCAGGGTGGTGCCGGTATTCGAGAAACTGGGACTGAAAGAGAATCTCTCACTGGTAATCAAAGGGGATGGCGCGGAACCCGCCGGCTCGGATCAAGCGCGCCAGCAGTTTCTATTTGGCTTAAGAGTCAAAATAAATAAAAAGCGGCTTCCGCCTGTCGTGTTAACGCCGGTCGCCAATGGCGTGGTTGTTGATCCTGCAACGCGACAGGAACAGCAGTTTCAAGAAATGAATGAATTTACTCAGGAAGTGTTGAATCGATCGGCCCGCTATCGGGATGAGGAATGGCAGCCGAGTAAATATCAGTCGATCGAAGCGTGGGAAAAGGTTTCCGATGGGTTACGTGCGAAGGTGTATGACGAATTGATCGGCCGACTTCCTCAACCGGCCAAAGCGGTTCCTTTGAATGTCAAAACACGAAAAGTAATTCAGCACGCACAATATCAGGGCTATGAAGTCATGTTGGACGTGCTGCCCGAGATTGTTGCCGGCGGCATTTTGCTGATTCCCAACGATCTGAAACCGGGAGAACAGCGACCGGTGATTGTCTGCCAGCATGGTCTGGAAGGAACGCCGATGGACACCATTAATGCAGATGGTAGAACTTTTGCCGCTTACAAAAACTTTAGTGCAGAACTGGTGAAAAAGGGACTCATTGTCTATGTCCCGCAGAATCCGTATCGAGGCTTTGATCGCTTTCGCACATTGCAGCGAAAGTCCAATCCCATGCAGCGTTCGTTATACAGTTACATCATCCCCCAGCATGAACGGACTCTGGCCTGGCTCGATTCGCTTCCCTTTGTCGATGGGAAACGGATCGGGTTTTACGGGCTTTCCTATGGTGGTAAAACGGCCGTACGCGTGCCCCCGTTTGTGAAGCAGTATGTGTTTTCGATTTGTTCGGGGGACTTTAACGAATGGGTTCGCAAAAATGCAGACAGTGCCCACCGCTTTAGTTACGTATTTCATGGTGAATACGAAATCTTCGAATGGAACATGGGACATGTCGCCAATTATGCTGAGCTGTCTTATCTGATGGCGCCTCGGCCCTTCATGGTCGAACGCGGGCATAATGATGGTGTGGCACCCGATGAATGGGTGGCAGCTGAATACGCGAAAGTCAGGCGGTTTTATGTGCAGATGGGAATCGGTGATCAGACAGAAATCGAATATTTCAATGGGCCGCACACGATTAATGGGAAAGAGACCTTTGCCTTTATCCTGCGGAACCTGAATTGGTCCGAACCGGCTCAAAAATAG
- a CDS encoding anti-sigma factor family protein produces the protein MKKEIKEQELEKLVAYLDGEVTDQEAIEVEQSLSTDEETRAHIDALERTWELLDKLPISKASSEFTDKTLSTIKTVQLEAQAAEEQNRSGFSLSKKSQQLLKRTAIAGGWMVGLACSIYIGFAITNQWVPDESEPLLRELSLIENLDTYSEVQSLEFLEELQQSGTFNETAQQ, from the coding sequence ATGAAAAAAGAGATCAAAGAACAGGAACTCGAAAAGCTGGTTGCGTACCTTGATGGCGAGGTGACGGACCAGGAAGCGATCGAGGTTGAGCAATCTCTCTCAACAGATGAGGAAACGCGTGCGCACATCGATGCCCTGGAACGGACCTGGGAATTATTGGACAAGCTGCCGATCAGCAAAGCCTCCAGCGAATTCACCGATAAAACACTTTCCACAATTAAAACCGTTCAACTGGAAGCACAGGCCGCGGAAGAGCAGAACCGATCCGGCTTTTCGTTAAGTAAAAAATCACAGCAACTACTTAAGAGAACGGCGATTGCTGGTGGCTGGATGGTGGGTCTGGCCTGTTCAATTTATATCGGCTTTGCCATCACCAACCAGTGGGTGCCGGACGAGTCAGAGCCTTTGCTCAGAGAGTTATCGTTAATCGAGAACCTGGATACGTATTCGGAAGTCCAAAGCCTGGAATTTCTGGAAGAATTGCAGCAATCAGGAACCTTCAATGAAACCGCGCAGCAATAA
- a CDS encoding RNA polymerase sigma factor: protein MVTTEILSSPYLRDPDVQLMLRAKDGDEGAFTELVANYQDRIVGIFCHLLRNQEAAEDLAQEVFLRIYRSRANYEPKAKFSTWLFRIANNLASNTRRNKGRRREVSLNPQDSGPLGIRPEEQLLMEKSGMMPTRQAGLKETQAVVRQALETLNERQQMAVLLHKFEGMSYADIGTAMKLSEAAVKSLLSRARENLRVQLEKHING from the coding sequence GTGGTTACTACCGAAATCTTGAGTTCACCTTATTTACGCGATCCTGACGTGCAATTGATGCTGCGCGCCAAGGATGGAGATGAAGGTGCGTTCACTGAATTGGTGGCGAACTACCAGGACCGGATAGTCGGAATATTTTGCCATTTGCTGAGGAATCAGGAAGCAGCGGAGGATTTAGCACAGGAAGTCTTTTTGCGGATTTATCGCTCGCGTGCCAACTATGAGCCGAAGGCCAAGTTTTCCACCTGGCTGTTTCGGATTGCCAATAATCTGGCCAGCAATACGCGTCGCAATAAAGGCCGTCGCCGCGAGGTGTCACTCAATCCCCAGGATTCTGGCCCGTTGGGTATCAGGCCGGAAGAGCAGTTGCTGATGGAAAAATCAGGAATGATGCCCACCCGTCAGGCCGGTTTGAAAGAGACCCAGGCGGTCGTGCGACAGGCTTTGGAAACATTAAACGAGCGTCAGCAGATGGCGGTTCTGTTACACAAGTTTGAAGGCATGAGTTATGCGGATATCGGGACCGCAATGAAACTGTCTGAAGCGGCTGTGAAATCATTGTTATCCCGGGCGCGAGAAAACTTACGCGTGCAGTTGGAAAAGCATATTAACGGTTAA
- the eboE gene encoding metabolite traffic protein EboE codes for MTLNTLPLSYCTNVHPGLTVSEILQKLDEFTLPIQQQLDAPLAAGLWLAEPVIQEILSTPEGHLRFAEEIQKRDLTCYTLNAFPFGNFHSERVKENVYLPDWSTLERLEYTKGCARVLAALLPEGTEGSISTVPLGFKQFEHAADFSNACIDQLIQLATFLKQLKEETGRTIRLAIEPEPFCVIEFTHELIVFFERLYERAAKKQLLGTVREYLGACYDVCHQAVEFEDIPGSIRQITHAEIRINKIHISNAIELDQPWENEAGRTLLANYAEPRYLHQTIGSLETGDLYRIVDLTREFLLDPDPRLKETEKLRVHFHVPVDAKSLGPLGTTHKELKQALATVKELDYAPHLEVETYTWEVLPGDQKPTLVEGLTRELQAARTLLNTL; via the coding sequence ATGACGCTGAATACACTGCCTTTGAGTTATTGCACCAACGTGCATCCCGGTTTGACGGTATCGGAAATTCTACAAAAACTCGATGAGTTTACACTCCCGATTCAACAACAGCTGGACGCACCGCTGGCGGCAGGACTCTGGCTGGCGGAACCCGTGATTCAAGAAATTCTCTCCACGCCGGAAGGGCATCTGCGGTTTGCCGAAGAAATCCAGAAACGCGATCTGACCTGCTACACATTGAATGCGTTTCCGTTCGGAAATTTTCACAGCGAACGCGTGAAAGAAAATGTCTATCTGCCAGACTGGTCCACACTCGAACGCCTGGAGTATACCAAAGGCTGCGCCCGCGTGCTGGCGGCCCTGTTACCGGAAGGAACGGAAGGCAGCATTTCCACGGTTCCGCTAGGCTTCAAACAATTCGAGCACGCCGCCGATTTCAGCAATGCCTGCATTGATCAACTGATTCAACTGGCGACGTTTCTGAAACAATTAAAAGAAGAGACCGGCCGCACGATTCGCCTGGCGATCGAGCCAGAGCCGTTCTGTGTGATTGAATTCACTCACGAGTTGATTGTGTTTTTTGAACGGCTCTATGAACGCGCTGCGAAAAAACAACTGTTGGGAACCGTCAGAGAATATCTGGGAGCCTGTTACGATGTCTGTCATCAGGCCGTCGAGTTCGAAGACATTCCTGGCTCGATTCGCCAAATCACGCATGCGGAAATTCGCATCAATAAAATTCATATCTCCAATGCCATTGAACTGGATCAACCCTGGGAGAATGAAGCGGGCCGGACTTTGCTCGCCAACTACGCCGAGCCCCGCTATCTGCATCAGACCATCGGCAGTCTGGAAACGGGCGATCTCTATCGGATTGTTGATTTAACCCGCGAGTTCCTGCTGGACCCCGATCCGCGTTTGAAAGAGACGGAAAAACTCCGAGTTCACTTCCATGTGCCCGTGGACGCCAAATCGCTGGGGCCGCTCGGAACCACACACAAAGAATTAAAACAAGCTTTGGCAACCGTAAAAGAACTCGACTACGCGCCGCACCTGGAAGTTGAAACCTACACCTGGGAAGTCTTGCCCGGCGATCAGAAGCCGACGCTGGTCGAAGGATTGACGCGCGAACTGCAGGCGGCCCGGACACTCCTGAATACGCTTTAA
- a CDS encoding XdhC family protein → MRELLLELEQAVQQQKPVCYTCLVETRGSTPQKPGAAMLIFRDGSQAGTLGGGCVEAEVKRRALRMFDADAPEIMTFQLDSDYGWDDGLICGGRMKVLVDPIKSEADLEYYKNMMKLLEGDQGCTEAVVINPETAAGGSETDRYLIDANSKIVAWRGQPEPPSQLWDGLKPIKNRPRPYVNAGIAYLTFLQTCQLVIVGCGHIGQKVAALASDVGFEIIAVDDRQEYCNPERFPDAKQLIVGSFDTVLSDLTVNKDTFIIIVTRGHNHDEEALGHLAQTEARYIGMIGSKRKVKLIFEDLLRTGTPREALAKVHAPLGFDIGSQTVPEIALSIVAELVAYRNLDSIPAGYQRPSLVEEIKTPGQSG, encoded by the coding sequence ATGCGAGAATTATTACTCGAACTGGAACAGGCTGTTCAACAGCAAAAGCCCGTCTGTTATACCTGCCTTGTCGAAACCCGCGGCTCCACACCCCAAAAACCGGGAGCCGCCATGCTCATCTTTCGCGATGGCTCGCAGGCGGGCACACTGGGCGGCGGTTGTGTGGAAGCCGAAGTCAAACGCCGCGCTCTGAGAATGTTTGATGCCGACGCGCCGGAAATCATGACCTTCCAACTCGACAGCGATTACGGCTGGGATGACGGCCTGATCTGTGGCGGCCGGATGAAAGTACTCGTCGATCCCATCAAAAGTGAAGCCGATTTAGAGTATTACAAAAACATGATGAAACTGCTGGAAGGTGATCAGGGCTGTACCGAAGCGGTCGTGATCAACCCGGAGACTGCTGCCGGCGGAAGCGAGACCGACCGCTATCTGATTGATGCGAACTCAAAAATCGTTGCCTGGCGAGGTCAGCCCGAACCACCGTCGCAATTGTGGGACGGGCTCAAGCCAATCAAGAATCGGCCGCGGCCCTATGTAAATGCAGGCATCGCGTATCTGACCTTTCTGCAAACCTGTCAGCTCGTAATTGTCGGCTGCGGTCACATCGGACAGAAAGTCGCCGCGCTCGCCAGTGACGTCGGCTTCGAAATCATTGCCGTCGATGACCGCCAGGAGTACTGCAATCCCGAACGCTTTCCCGACGCGAAACAACTGATTGTGGGAAGCTTCGATACCGTGCTGTCAGATCTGACCGTCAACAAAGACACCTTCATCATCATCGTGACACGGGGACACAATCATGATGAAGAGGCACTCGGGCATCTGGCACAAACAGAAGCCCGTTACATCGGCATGATCGGCAGCAAACGCAAAGTGAAACTGATCTTCGAAGATCTGCTGCGCACAGGCACGCCGCGCGAGGCGCTAGCGAAAGTGCATGCCCCACTTGGATTCGACATCGGCTCGCAAACCGTTCCGGAAATTGCCTTGAGCATCGTCGCGGAACTGGTCGCCTATCGGAACCTGGATTCCATTCCCGCCGGATATCAACGGCCCAGTCTGGTGGAAGAAATTAAAACGCCGGGTCAGTCCGGCTGA
- a CDS encoding co-chaperone GroES, which translates to MSDWVEPLGMRILIRKDESRQTTKGGIVLPDKAEIPNITGRVVEISVQIERDDDFPIKKYDKVLFNPSEAIPVDFEPDNVLFVVPIEDVVAVFRRGDAKTDEVRSAEEQEYEDPDDWDE; encoded by the coding sequence GTGTCTGACTGGGTTGAACCTCTGGGAATGCGAATTCTCATTCGTAAAGACGAAAGTCGGCAGACTACGAAGGGGGGGATTGTTCTTCCCGATAAGGCGGAAATTCCGAACATCACGGGCCGCGTTGTCGAAATCAGCGTGCAAATCGAGCGCGATGATGACTTTCCGATCAAGAAGTACGATAAGGTGCTGTTCAATCCCAGCGAAGCCATTCCCGTTGATTTCGAACCGGACAATGTACTGTTCGTGGTTCCCATTGAAGATGTCGTGGCCGTCTTCCGCCGGGGCGATGCAAAAACTGATGAAGTCCGCTCGGCTGAAGAGCAGGAATACGAAGATCCCGACGACTGGGACGAATAA
- a CDS encoding ferritin-like domain-containing protein, translating to MDKQSMIDKLNQDLANELAAIIQYTTYAAKATGPYRPQLTQFFLAEVPDEQMHAQYLANKIVALGGEPTTVPSKVTAAHSNREMLEAVLAAEQDATAGYTTRAKEAEEFGDKGMAVQLEDMVRDESGHAEEVERILRDWPL from the coding sequence ATGGACAAGCAATCAATGATTGACAAGCTGAATCAGGATCTGGCGAACGAATTGGCCGCCATCATTCAATATACAACGTACGCCGCCAAAGCCACCGGCCCTTATCGGCCACAACTGACACAGTTCTTCCTCGCCGAAGTACCCGATGAGCAGATGCACGCCCAATATCTGGCGAATAAAATCGTAGCACTTGGCGGCGAGCCAACCACCGTTCCCTCGAAAGTCACTGCAGCACACTCAAACCGGGAAATGCTGGAAGCAGTTCTGGCAGCCGAGCAGGATGCCACCGCCGGTTACACCACCCGCGCCAAAGAAGCGGAAGAGTTCGGTGACAAAGGCATGGCTGTCCAGCTGGAAGACATGGTCCGCGATGAAAGCGGCCACGCCGAAGAAGTCGAACGCATCCTCCGCGACTGGCCGTTATAA